One region of Verrucomicrobiia bacterium genomic DNA includes:
- a CDS encoding pirin family protein, which yields MMTIRKSKERGHADHGWLNTHYSFSFADYHDPKWMGFRTLRVINDDVVAGGGGFDMHPHRDMEIITYVLSGALQHRDSMGNTAVMKSGDVQRISAGTGILHSETNYSPIEPVHLLQIWIRPDRKGAKPDYAEQSFASAGSGRMHLIASGDGREGSIRINQDADVYVAKLGGGDTVKHLIKPGRHVWLQVAQGELALNGKRLVTGDGAAVSDEAELQLAAGQTAQALVFDLN from the coding sequence ATGATGACGATCCGGAAGAGCAAAGAACGCGGCCATGCTGATCATGGCTGGTTGAACACGCACTACTCGTTTTCGTTTGCCGATTACCATGACCCCAAGTGGATGGGATTTCGCACCCTGCGAGTCATCAACGACGACGTGGTTGCTGGCGGCGGCGGCTTTGACATGCACCCGCATCGCGACATGGAAATCATCACATACGTGCTGTCCGGCGCACTGCAGCATCGCGACAGCATGGGCAACACTGCGGTGATGAAGTCCGGCGATGTGCAGCGCATCAGCGCGGGGACCGGGATTCTGCACAGCGAGACAAATTATTCACCGATCGAGCCCGTGCACCTGCTGCAGATATGGATCCGGCCGGATCGCAAGGGCGCAAAGCCGGATTACGCTGAGCAATCCTTTGCTTCGGCCGGAAGCGGGCGCATGCACCTGATTGCCTCAGGCGATGGACGCGAGGGTTCAATCCGGATCAATCAGGATGCCGATGTCTACGTCGCCAAGCTCGGCGGGGGTGATACTGTGAAACATCTGATCAAGCCGGGGCGTCATGTCTGGCTGCAGGTCGCACAAGGTGAACTGGCGCTCAACGGAAAGCGTCTCGTTACAGGCGACGGTGCTGCGGTAAGCGACGAAGCCGAGTTGCAGTTGGCAGCCGGGCAAACGGCGCAGGCGCTTGTCTTCGACCTTAACTGA
- a CDS encoding sigma 54-interacting transcriptional regulator — translation MRCSFTGRLHVVRVPAKPATTDGDTTLLTRGEVENLRRGNALWAGNRGEREEFFRTILESLAEGLLITDDRSRILYVNRQLAEITGYTKDELIGRTSFELLLDPQDWPAQKRRLSERLSGKSEVYEHQLIRKDGERHWVRVCATPYFDSRCKIIGTIGSVTCIERTKSLERDNEVLLDELRATSNFGSIIGRSPSLAKVLEQIKVVAPTQANVLILGESGTGKELVARAIHENSDRRARPLVRVNCASIPKELFESEFFGHVRGAFTGAIKDRVGRFELADGGTLFLDEVGEIPLDLQAKLLRVLQEGQFEKLGEDRTRSVNVRVIAATNRDLLAEARAGRFRQDLYFRLSVFPVEVPPLRERVEDIAPLAEFFVQQSSERLRTDAPRLTREQVRQLEDYDWPGNVRELQNVIERATILFASRGRMEFGLQQNSGPASRTRGRGREGIHQEALPALKDQEEQLILQALEKTNWKIYGNDGAAALLGMKPTTLSSRVQRHGLKRDPRKGRP, via the coding sequence ATGCGTTGCAGTTTCACTGGCCGGCTGCATGTTGTGCGCGTGCCCGCAAAACCGGCAACAACGGATGGCGACACCACGCTCCTGACGCGCGGCGAAGTTGAGAACCTTCGCCGCGGCAACGCCTTGTGGGCGGGCAATCGCGGGGAACGCGAGGAGTTCTTTCGCACGATCCTGGAAAGCCTCGCCGAAGGCTTGCTGATTACCGACGACAGAAGCCGGATTCTTTACGTCAACCGCCAACTCGCTGAAATAACGGGTTATACGAAGGACGAGTTGATCGGGCGCACGAGCTTTGAACTGCTGCTCGATCCGCAAGACTGGCCAGCGCAGAAGCGGCGGCTCAGCGAGCGCCTTTCGGGCAAGAGCGAGGTCTACGAACACCAGTTAATTCGCAAGGATGGCGAACGCCATTGGGTCAGGGTCTGTGCCACGCCGTATTTCGACAGCCGCTGCAAAATCATCGGCACCATCGGATCTGTCACGTGCATCGAGCGGACCAAGTCGCTCGAGCGGGACAATGAAGTCCTGCTCGACGAATTGCGGGCCACTTCGAATTTCGGAAGCATCATTGGCCGCAGCCCGTCGCTTGCGAAGGTCCTTGAGCAGATCAAAGTGGTTGCTCCGACCCAGGCGAACGTGCTGATTCTCGGCGAGTCTGGAACAGGCAAGGAACTTGTCGCGCGCGCGATTCACGAGAACAGCGATCGCCGCGCCCGTCCACTCGTCCGTGTGAATTGCGCGAGCATTCCGAAGGAACTTTTTGAGAGCGAGTTCTTCGGGCATGTCCGCGGCGCGTTCACAGGCGCGATCAAGGACCGCGTCGGACGATTTGAACTCGCGGATGGCGGCACCCTGTTTCTGGATGAAGTCGGCGAGATTCCGCTGGATCTGCAGGCGAAGCTGCTGCGTGTGCTTCAGGAGGGACAGTTTGAAAAGCTTGGCGAGGACAGGACGCGATCGGTGAACGTGCGTGTCATTGCGGCGACCAACCGCGATCTCCTGGCCGAGGCGCGAGCGGGACGTTTTCGCCAGGACCTTTATTTCCGCCTCAGCGTGTTCCCCGTCGAGGTCCCTCCCTTGCGCGAGCGGGTAGAAGACATTGCGCCGCTCGCCGAATTCTTTGTTCAACAATCGTCGGAGCGCCTTCGCACGGATGCTCCGCGGCTCACACGCGAGCAGGTTCGGCAGTTGGAGGATTACGATTGGCCCGGCAATGTGCGCGAACTGCAAAACGTCATCGAGCGCGCCACGATCCTGTTTGCAAGCCGCGGTCGGATGGAATTCGGGCTTCAGCAGAATTCCGGGCCGGCGTCGCGGACTCGGGGTCGTGGTCGCGAAGGCATTCATCAGGAGGCGCTGCCCGCGCTCAAGGACCAGGAGGAACAACTCATTCTGCAGGCGCTGGAGAAAACGAACTGGAAAATTTATGGCAATGATGGCGCGGCTGCGCTGCTGGGAATGAAGCCGACGACATTGTCGTCGCGCGTGCAACGGCACGGGTTGAAACGGGATCCGCGGAAAGGCCGGCCCTAG